The window CAAAACAATGAAGTCAACGTGTTTGTGCACAACGACtctatatatgtttgatttaTACAGACTTACCAGCCTAACATAAAATCAAAGGCTCTTTGAACAGCATCTTGGTCATCCTGTGAAGTACTGTCGAAAGCATAATGATAATTGGAGTTGAGAACTATTCCTATTTTGCCGTTTTGATACATCTGCAAacaatgaaattgaaattaaaatgttgGCTAATTATCTATTACTCTCATTcatattaaaagttttatacCTGAAATTTCTGTCTATACGATTGGACTGCTGCTGAGTGGCAAAGAAGCAAATTTCTTGCTGCAGTATATGCATCTGTGGCCGGATCATTCACAGGGAACCAAGTGTCCCTAGTGGTTTCGATTGTGGAGTCAAATCGTCTTATTCTTCTAGAAAGTCTATTAGGAGGAAGGTGCATCCGAGCTCTTTGAGATGAACGTTGAACGGTTGTTGAGTTGTCGCCTGTAGTGTCGTCTTCACTGAAGTCATCCCCAGGCGTATATCCATGAACTACGTAGCTCCATGGCTCGTTGAATGTTGTCCAAAATTTCACCCGATTACCGAATTCTTGAAAGCATAGCTCTGCGAACTCAACAAAATCTTTCCTGCACATCATTGAAATATAAACTAAGTacatatcatttttaaaacatcataagaaacaaaaatcgAATATAGTCACTTACACTATTTGGTCGCTTAACATGCCACCATACTCCAG of the Sesamum indicum cultivar Zhongzhi No. 13 unplaced genomic scaffold, S_indicum_v1.0 C01752, whole genome shotgun sequence genome contains:
- the LOC105155311 gene encoding beta-glucosidase-like, whose amino-acid sequence is MTPFVTLFHWDLPNCLQLEYGGMLSDQIVKDFVEFAELCFQEFGNRVKFWTTFNEPWSYVVHGYTPGDDFSEDDTTGDNSTTVQRSSQRARMHLPPNRLSRRIRRFDSTIETTRDTWFPVNDPATDAYTAARNLLLCHSAAVQSYRQKFQMYQNGKIGIVLNSNYHYAFDSTSQDDQDAVQRAFDFMLGWFLEPVIYGQFPASMLQYAAGNIVPFSDEEKKGLAGSVDW